A segment of the Frankineae bacterium MT45 genome:
CAGCGGCGATCCGATCGACACCGTTGGGCATGCTCGCCCACAGCGATCGCAGGCCGGCGATCCGCTGAAAACTATGGGCAATCGTCTCGGCAGCGACGGCCGCCAGGGTTCCGGTGCCGACCACCACCGGAAGGCTCTCCATCAGCTGCAGGGCAAGCGACTTGGCTTGGTTGGCGTAGCTGTCGGCCCCCGGACGGCAGTCGTAGCAGGTCGAGTCGAGTTGGTCGGCCAATTCGCTCCAGCGTGGCGGCGCGATCAGGCCAAGTTCGGTGGCCGCGCTCAGCAGTGCTGTCAACACGCTCCAGCGAGCGGCCTGCGGGTGCGTCAACGGATCCACCGGCACCAGCGGCTGCCGGCCGGCGGCCTCACCCACGGCACTCTCCGCCGGTGCCGCCACCGCGATCGCCAGACCACGGCGCTGCGCGGCGTCGACCAGCGTCGCGAGACGAGCCGACATGCCCTGCTGACAACCGACGAGCAGCGCATCGGCGGAGCCGGCCCACTGGGGAAGTTCGGAGTCTTCCCAGACCATCGCCGGAGCCCGCGCGGCCGCGGCGGTGGCCACCAGCCGTCCGGAGTCGGCGTGCACCCCGTCCGTTGCTACCAGCAGGGCGCGGGGCGGGACGTCAGAGCGCAGCCGGACGAGACCGGTCTCGGCGCTCGCGGTCTGGGCCCGTCGCACCTCGGCGCCGGCGGTGGCCAACTGCCAGAGCAGGTTTCCCGAATCGCGGGCCGCCAGTGCGTCCGCATCATCGAGGATCTCCGGCTCGGGGACGCTCACGTACCCGCAGGTGCCGATGCCGGAATGCCGAAGCCGTTGGGTCCGGGCGTCGCTTCGTCCAGGAGGAGAACCGGGATGCCGTCGCGGATCGGGAAGGTCGAGAGGCAGCTGGTACAGACCAGCGTGTCGGCGTCGACCCGCAGTGCGGCATGGTCGTCACTCGGGCAGGCCAGAATGGCCAACAGTTCTGGAGAGATCGTCATGCGGTGTGACCCTTCGGGAGTGCCTCGGAGCGGATGACGGCGAGTGCCTCATCGCGCAGGGCCGCCATCTGGAGTTCGGTCGGGGCCTCTACGTTCAATCGCAGCAGCGGTTCGGTGTTCGAGGCCCGAACGTTGAACCAGCTCCCCTCGCCGAGGTCGATGGTGAGTCCGTCCAACTCGTCCGTGCTCACCGTCCGCTGCGCGAACGCGTCGCGGATGGCCGCGATCCGGGCCGGTTGATCGTCGACCGTGGAGTTGATCTCGCCCGAGGAGACGTACCGCTCGTACTGGGCACTGATCTGGGCCAGCGTCTCATCCTGCTCGCCGAGCGCTGCGAGCACGTGCAGTGCGGCCAGCATGCCGGTGTCGGCCCGCCAGAAATCGGTGAAGTAGTAGTGGGCCGAGTGCTCGCCCCCGAAGATCGCTCCGGTGCTGGCCATCTCGGCTTTGATGAAGGAGTGCCCGACCCGGGTGCGTAGCGCGACCCCACCCGCCTCACCGATGACCTCCGGCACGGCCCGCGACGTGATCACGTTGTGAATCACGGTCGCACCTGGGGACTTGGCCAGTTCGCGCACCGCGATCAGGCCGGTGATGGCACTCGGCGAGACCGGGTTGCCAGCGGCGTCGATGACGAAGCAGCGATCGGCATCGCCGTCGAAGGCCAGGCCGATGTCGGCCGCCTCCTCGACAACCTTCTTCTGCAGATCGATCAGGTTGGCCGGCTCCAGCGGGTTGGCCTCGTGGTTGGGGAAGGATCCGTCCAGTTCGAAGTAGAGCGGGACGATCTCGAGCGGCAACCCGGGCAGCAGCTCATCGCCGAGAACGGCGGGGACCGTGTAGCCGCCCATTCCGTTGCCCGCGTCGACGACGACTTTGAGCGGCCGGATCGCGGTGAGGTCGACCAGCGACCTCAGGTAACCGGCGTAGTCGCCGAGCATGTCACGCTTCTCGATGTCGGGTTCGGCGTCGGGGACCGATCCGGAGTCCAGCAGCTCCTGGGCCCGGAGCCGGATCTCGGTCAGACCGGTGTCCTGACCGATCGCGACCGCGCCGGCCCGGCAGAGCTTGATGCCGTTGTACTTGGCCGGATTGTGACTGGCCGTGAACATCGCACCGGGAAGGTCGAGGACGCCCGCCGCGTAGTAGAGCATGTCGGTGGAGGCGAGGCCGGCCTCAATCACGCTGGCCCCCGCCGCCGCGGCCCCACGCGCGAAGGCACCGGCCAAGGCGGGACCGGATTCGCGCATATCGTGCGCGGTGACGATTCGACTGGCGCCGGTGACCTCGACAAAGGCCGCGCCTAACGCCTGGGCTACTTTCTCGTCGAGTTGGTCGGGGTACGTGCCGCGCACGTCGTAAGCCTTAACAAACTCAGCGAGGTTGACCATGTGGAGAGTTTAGCGGCGTGGAGGCCCCCGACCGAAGTCCCCCCGGGACCGGGTGACATGAGGCTCAGCGCGAGGGCGGGACCACGCTCAGGTGGCCGCGACGGGCTACCCCGAGCTGGCTTGCCGGGGGTGTCGGGCCGTCTGCGGTGACGGCGTACGGTGCGCCGCCGGGCATCGGGCCAGCGTCCGAACGGGCCGCCTCGCGGACGGCGTCGGCCAGTGCCTCGAGGTCGTCGGCCTGCGGCACCGGGGAGGGGAACTCACCCGTGTGGCGCACCACCTCCCAGCCCCTGGGCACGGTGAGACTCATCGCGTGCTGCTCACAGAGGTCATAGGAGTGCGGTTCGGCGAAGCTTGCGAGCGGGCCGACAACAGCCGTCGAGTCCGAGTAAACATAGGTCAGCGTCGCCACCGCCGACGTCCCGCAGCCGGTGCGGGTACAGGAACGCAGATGCCTCACAGTCGCTGACGATAGCGCCTCGACGCCTCCGCCGCCCGGATGAGCCGACTCCCGGCGCCCCCGTGTCGCTGTCGTGCGCGGCGTCACTCTCGCCACGAGTAGCTGTCGGACCGGATTGTCAGCACCCCGGCGTAACGTTCGTTTCGTGTCGGAGACAACCGAAGCGCGTTCCCCCCGCCGTCGGCGGCGTGATCGTCATGGCCGCGGGATGCGCGGCGTGCTGGCGCCCAGCGGCGTGCCGATCAGCCGGACGCGGGCCCAGAGCTTCGACGAGGTGGTTCTGGACGCAGTCGAGCATCTGGAGAGCCACTGGCCAGGTGAACTCGACGGCATCGAGTTCGCCGTCGATGACGTGCCCGTCTTCGCCACAGCAGACGACATCGAGTTCGACACCGATGTCGTCGCCGACCACGGAGTCGCGCTCGGCCGGCTACTTCGCCCCGGCGGGCGAGACTCGGCCGACTCGATCCAGCCGGTGGTACTGATCTATCGACGCCCGATCGAGGCGCGCACCGCGACCGGCGATGAACGATCGAGTCTCGTCTTTGCCGTCGTCGCCGAATTAGTGGCGCAACTCAACGGCAAGGATGTCGACGACATACACCCGCTCTGACGAGCGGTAGTTCTAGCTAGTCCGAGGTCAGATCGCCATACGCTTCATACGGCGGCGCTCGCGCTCGGAGAGGCCGCCCCAGATGCCGAAGCGCTCGTCGTTGAGCAGCGCGTACTCCAGGCATTCGGTGCGGACTTCGCATCCAGTGCAGATGCGCTTGGCCTCGCGAGTGGAGCCACCCTTCTCGGGGAAGAATGCCTCAGGGTCTGTCTGCGAGCAGAGGGCGCGCTCCTGCCAACTCTCTTCGTCCGGGAGACCGAAGATGGAGGTCAGTTCGTCGTCGCCTGCCGCAGTGATATCAGTCTGGTCACCGATCAAGTCCGTCACTGCGACTCCCTTTGGTTCATGTTCGTTCTACTCATTTTTGTGTCTTTTCGGGGGATTGATGTGGACACGGACCCCAAGTCTTTGCCGATTCACTCCGGAACTCTCCGGCCAACTTCAGCCAAGAGAACCTGACCGCCGATCAGTGGATCGCTACTCGTCTCGGGTGGATAACACTGAGGGAATTACACCCATGTCGTTACCCCTAAGTCAAGCCGAGATCTGATAATGCTGGGATTTGATGTCAGCTGAGCGTTAAGCAACGACTGACGGGCGGCCGTAGAGCGTGCTCCGCTGACGGGCCGGGCGCCCGATACTGGCCGCCAATTCTTCGAGTTCGTGGATCTCGCGGCGAGACCCGTTCTCCGACCCGGCCATCCGGCTGATCGTCTCCTCCATGAGCGTGCCGCCGAGGTCATTGGCCCCGCTTCTGAGCATGTCACGGGTGCCGTCGTCACCGAGTTTCACCCAGCTGGTCTGGATGTTGTGGACGCGGCCGTGCAGCAGAATCCGGCTCATCGCGTGCACGGCGCGGGTGTCCCGCGACGAAGGGCCGGGCCGAGCCAGGCCGGCAAGGTAGATCGGCGACTGATTGTGAACGAAGGGCAGTGGGACGAACTCGGTGAAGCCCCCGGTCTCGTCCTGCAGCCGGCCGATGAGCTGGATGTGACGCACCCAGTGATCGGGTCGGTCGACGTGGCCGAACATCATCGTGGCGGTGGATGGGATGCCGAGGCGGTGGGCGGTGGTCACCACCTCGATCCAGGCGCTGGTCGGGAGCTTCCCCTTCGTCAGCACCCAGCGCACTTCGTCGTCAAGGATCTCGGCGGCGGTTCCGGGGATCGAGTCCAGCCCGGCCTCCTTGGCCGCGCTCAGCCAGTCCCGCACCGAGAGGTCGGCCCGGCTGGCGCCGTTGATGATCTCCATCGGGCTGAAGGCGTGCAGGTGAATCTGGGGGGCGGCAAGCTTCACCGCACGGGCCAGGTCGAAGTAGGCCGAAGCCGGCATCGCCGGATCGATCCCACCCTGCATGCAGATCTCGGTCGCTCCCTCGGCCACGGCTTCCCGGACGCGGTTGGCGACGTCCTCACCGGAGAGGGTGTACGCGTCGGCGTCGGTGGCCCGCTGGGCGAATGCGCAGAAGCGGCAGCCGGTGTAGCAGACATTGGTGAAGTTGATGTTCCGGTTCACCACGTAGGTGATGTCGTCGCCGACGGCATCGGCGCGCAGGCCGTCGGCCAGCGCACAGATCGCATCCATGGCGGCTCCGTCGGCCGTCATCAGCAGCAACGCCTCGGCCTCGGTGAGGGCACCCGGATCCCGTTCAGCGGCCCGCAGCGCCGCGGCCACCTCCGAATCCAGCCGCTGCGGCTGCCGGTCGGCGGGCTGCGGAATGATCCGCGTCGCCACCTCCTGCCAGTCGCCGTAGACCTCGTCAAAGTCACCCCGCCGGTCGGTGGTGCGGCCCGAGGTGTCGATCTCGGTGTGCAGTTCCACGCGCCCGGAGGAGACCCAGTGCGCGTCCGGCTCCTGCCAGGGCTGCCCGCTGACCGTGGCGTCCTCGCGGGCCAGCCCGTCCGGTTGCGCCAGGGCACGGACGTGAGTGAGCAGACGGGGGTCGAGCCACGGCGTCTCGGCCCGGACGTAGGGCGGATGTGCGGTGAGGCGCTCGCGGAGCGTGAAGCCGGCGGCGGCACTCACTTCGCGGAGGGCGTCGATGTTCGGCCACGGACGCTCCGGGTTCACGTGGTCGGGCGTCAGCGGGGAGACGCCACCCCAGTCGTCGATCCCGGCGCCGATGAGACGGCTGCACTCATCCAGATCGACCAGGTTCGGCGGGGCCTGGATGCGCATGGAGGGGCCTAGCAGCAGGCGGCTGACAGCGATCGCCGCCACGAAGCTGTCGAGGTCGGCATCGGGCTCGTTGCGCATCGCGGTATCCGGTTTAGCCCGGAAATTCTGGACGATCACCTCTTGAATCCCGCCATATTCGCGGGCGACC
Coding sequences within it:
- a CDS encoding phospho-glucose isomerase C-terminal SIS domain-containing protein codes for the protein MSVPEPEILDDADALAARDSGNLLWQLATAGAEVRRAQTASAETGLVRLRSDVPPRALLVATDGVHADSGRLVATAAAARAPAMVWEDSELPQWAGSADALLVGCQQGMSARLATLVDAAQRRGLAIAVAAPAESAVGEAAGRQPLVPVDPLTHPQAARWSVLTALLSAATELGLIAPPRWSELADQLDSTCYDCRPGADSYANQAKSLALQLMESLPVVVGTGTLAAVAAETIAHSFQRIAGLRSLWASMPNGVDRIAAVLAQDTTTSAEEDFFADRVEEVVLKPRLILVGGERSPLLPADFGPTAALVEESPDQAAAREALHRLQAMAERSNLRSWPVEVPEAPALTRFAVATTFGDFAATYVALATGRSTAETESSLL
- a CDS encoding phosphomannomutase, which produces MVNLAEFVKAYDVRGTYPDQLDEKVAQALGAAFVEVTGASRIVTAHDMRESGPALAGAFARGAAAAGASVIEAGLASTDMLYYAAGVLDLPGAMFTASHNPAKYNGIKLCRAGAVAIGQDTGLTEIRLRAQELLDSGSVPDAEPDIEKRDMLGDYAGYLRSLVDLTAIRPLKVVVDAGNGMGGYTVPAVLGDELLPGLPLEIVPLYFELDGSFPNHEANPLEPANLIDLQKKVVEEAADIGLAFDGDADRCFVIDAAGNPVSPSAITGLIAVRELAKSPGATVIHNVITSRAVPEVIGEAGGVALRTRVGHSFIKAEMASTGAIFGGEHSAHYYFTDFWRADTGMLAALHVLAALGEQDETLAQISAQYERYVSSGEINSTVDDQPARIAAIRDAFAQRTVSTDELDGLTIDLGEGSWFNVRASNTEPLLRLNVEAPTELQMAALRDEALAVIRSEALPKGHTA
- a CDS encoding Protein of unknown function (manually curated), which gives rise to MRHLRSCTRTGCGTSAVATLTYVYSDSTAVVGPLASFAEPHSYDLCEQHAMSLTVPRGWEVVRHTGEFPSPVPQADDLEALADAVREAARSDAGPMPGGAPYAVTADGPTPPASQLGVARRGHLSVVPPSR
- a CDS encoding Zinicin-like metallopeptidase, which codes for MRGVLAPSGVPISRTRAQSFDEVVLDAVEHLESHWPGELDGIEFAVDDVPVFATADDIEFDTDVVADHGVALGRLLRPGGRDSADSIQPVVLIYRRPIEARTATGDERSSLVFAVVAELVAQLNGKDVDDIHPL
- a CDS encoding transcription factor WhiB, translating into MTDLIGDQTDITAAGDDELTSIFGLPDEESWQERALCSQTDPEAFFPEKGGSTREAKRICTGCEVRTECLEYALLNDERFGIWGGLSERERRRMKRMAI
- a CDS encoding FO synthase subunit 1 /FO synthase subunit 2, whose amino-acid sequence is MRRALRRARDAATLDVTEAAVLLAATGADLEELSRIAARVRDAGLRAAGQEGLITYSRKVFIPLTRLCRDRCHYCTFVTTPNRLPSAYLEIDEVVEIAAQGALMGCKEALFTLGDRPEDRWPQAAQWLEERGYDSTLSYLRAAAIAVLERTGLLPHLNPGVMSWTELQRLKPVAPSMGMMLETTSRRIFEEPGGVHFGSPDKDPAVRLRVLEDAGRLGIPFTTGILVGIGETRVERAESIFAIRQVAREYGGIQEVIVQNFRAKPDTAMRNEPDADLDSFVAAIAVSRLLLGPSMRIQAPPNLVDLDECSRLIGAGIDDWGGVSPLTPDHVNPERPWPNIDALREVSAAAGFTLRERLTAHPPYVRAETPWLDPRLLTHVRALAQPDGLAREDATVSGQPWQEPDAHWVSSGRVELHTEIDTSGRTTDRRGDFDEVYGDWQEVATRIIPQPADRQPQRLDSEVAAALRAAERDPGALTEAEALLLMTADGAAMDAICALADGLRADAVGDDITYVVNRNINFTNVCYTGCRFCAFAQRATDADAYTLSGEDVANRVREAVAEGATEICMQGGIDPAMPASAYFDLARAVKLAAPQIHLHAFSPMEIINGASRADLSVRDWLSAAKEAGLDSIPGTAAEILDDEVRWVLTKGKLPTSAWIEVVTTAHRLGIPSTATMMFGHVDRPDHWVRHIQLIGRLQDETGGFTEFVPLPFVHNQSPIYLAGLARPGPSSRDTRAVHAMSRILLHGRVHNIQTSWVKLGDDGTRDMLRSGANDLGGTLMEETISRMAGSENGSRREIHELEELAASIGRPARQRSTLYGRPSVVA